One window of Phalacrocorax carbo chromosome 1, bPhaCar2.1, whole genome shotgun sequence genomic DNA carries:
- the SYTL2 gene encoding synaptotagmin-like protein 2 isoform X1, translated as MKVADESVSKVLDWFKRSSGTEDRKHVSARSQGKEPEKEVDFSTRTAVLPTEHSEPSIDGKTEVTEELPFRKIEQQNSISPASFISEDIQLVNERLKPRKGEENAAPNDKLLTELDSTSPEEKEYHQDIKQQNKKSNLTEHQEHKLPSQKCESEKAIQLKSRLRKIRAFWEGDKTMPSHREKEVSINTNASGGGALKGLRESDKIKPTAVYRPNGLHDESKNTLRSAELSCANQASRNEHQNSFEFGPGHAVEKPERTLSSDGEVHEYTESPKANNWQPSVGATLASPESRGKNEKETREGKVAACSQQKPSFQVLSLKEKMNEKSKNQISDPSQFQILRNFWDTRVKLQSNVDRGDVSLPNNTSSITYERKSEEDKGRNDVSKQGLIQQQPQTSEREKTQTLDSVACELPLGTPTLKGLNVTHTENTDAVQLDRKPVISKPQEKMGLPEQEVKECVEKSVVSSKDHHISLQLLQSAGDKDALKETAVDDCLCLPIEKVENKTTPLDIHLPKEEAELDVLKLGLKNGEREASEMSSSLKLKENISKGTAFHSNQCKVFEKIVEHSHDISPADQKEVGRSTGKVDVASTYEHEDKKSLRKLFRECEPFCLPHQAADKDDTHEGSQRPQVGLQNLLRETFTFQPPEYRRVGTKTSDDINNISQTNCNEESTCQEDTGQPEEVNETIEKSVAPSRASDLSSALEKLLKEASETPPLKPKHANSTAQRTAEVEVRSTTNKHDGELPQEISETVEKSVAPSRVSDLSSALEKLLKEASEKPPPKPKRADNTVQRTAEMEVKSTTSDRDGELPQEISEAIEKSVAPSRVNDLSSALEKLLKEASETPLLKPNCAKSTVQRIAELELKSTTNDHDGELPQDVGETIEKSVAPSRVSGLSSALEKLLKEASETPPTKTKSANSTAQKTAKMEVKSTTNKHDGELLQEISETVEKSVAPSRVSGLSSALEKLLKEASETPPPKPKRADNTVQRTVEMEVKSTTSDRDGELPQEIRETIGRSALPKAEYGVFDVNLQKLPKEVSETPASVLENMDKKMQGKIQTTLGMPAPHREGDHPQEIQEKIEKTSVSNIAKFSEFHCSVEKLLQEASEASCPISKELCKQEKCGDHVFPSQKETLFMMTSQPHNALSSCHTQVMVAIKGGAPEQSIKASVSDLAVSETEASDLPKRNRDTNIIEKRDMVPVDPPPLEGETNTNAIKTFKTNEEARRDGSTSSGASEKNSEFKALLKFRSESTPLKDERNSPRPGAQLRLMSQHGDNDEEEGDDLNLGSKFSDENSDSHSGTGSSTRSEEELNPVLMALKRSADRKMPSKSLEDIPSATSNKGKINNPKEELALSAEDAGPKPDQHQEKNENAAGISTVPSQPEKLSSNPEKLKGLSKSVPSFLQEESDDRETDTASDSSCSLGRIKKSPSSLTNLSGSSGMASLSSVSGSLMSICSADFGNVDVKGNIQFGIDYVEQLNELHIFICQCKDLAVADVKRQRSDPYVKTYLLPEKYKLGKRKTSVKKKTFNPVYNEILRYKIEKGLLKNQSLNISVWHNDTFGRNSFLGEVELDLGTWDWNDKANKQNNWFPLKPRTSTMAFKLENRGEMKLALQYVPHPVGGKKTLSTGEVHIWVKECHDLPLLRGNRLNSFIKCTVLPDTSRKSRQKTRTVAKTTNPVFNHTMVYDGFRPEDLKEACIELTVWDHNKLANHFLGGLRIGLGTGKSYGTTVDWMDSTSDETALWEKMMNSPNTWVEDTLPLRMLMVAKLTK; from the exons ATGAAAGTTGCCGATGAATCTGTATCAAAAGTTTTAGATTGGTTCAAAAGAAGTTCTGGTACTGAAGATAGGAAACATGTATCAGCTAGATCCCAAGGCAAGGAACCCGAAAAGGAAGTGGACTTCTCAACCAGAACAGCAGTTCTTCCTACAGAACACAGTGAGCCTAGCATAGACGGAAAGACAGAAGTTACAGAAGAGTTACCCTTTAGAAAGATTGAACAACAGAACAGTATTTCACCTGCatcatttatttcagaagataTACAGCTGGTAAACGAGAGGTTGAAACCtaggaaaggggaagagaacGCGGCTCCAAATGACAAACTGCTAACTGAATTAGACTCTACAAgtcctgaagaaaaagaatatcaCCAAGACATcaagcaacaaaataaaaaatcaaatctCACGGAACATCAAGAACACAAGCTACCATCTCAGAAATGTGAATCGGAGAAGGCAATACAATTAAAAAGTAGACTAAGGAAGATCAGAGCTTTctgggaaggggataaaacTATGCCCAgtcacagagagaaagaagttagTATCAACACTAATGCATCAGGTGGCGGTGCCTTGAAAGGTCTTAGAGAAAgtgacaaaataaaaccaactgcAGTATACCGACCTAATGGATTGCATGATGAAAGCAAGAATACATTAAGAAGTGCTGAACTAAGTTGTGCAAACCAGGCTTCAAGAAATGAACATCAAAACTCTTTTGAGTTTGGACCAGGCCACGCAGTTGAAAAGCCAGAAAGAACACTTTCATCTGATGGCGAAGTTCATGAATATACAGAATCGCCAAAAGCCAATAACTGGCAGCCAAGTGTTGGTGCCACTTTAGCTTCCCCagaaagcagaggcaaaaatgagaaagaaacacGTGAAGGAAAAGTTGCTGCTTGTTCCCAACAGAAGCCCAGCTTCCAGGTTttgtctttgaaagaaaaaatgaatgaaaagtcCAAGAATCAAATTTCAGATCCTTCACAGTTCCAGATTTTGAGAAACTTCTGGGATACCAGAGTTAAATTACAGAGCAACGTTGATAGGGGAGATGTTTCTTTGCCAAATAACACTAGTTCAATAACCTatgaaagaaaatcagaggAAGATAAAGGCAGAAATGATGTGAGCAAGCAAGGATTAATTCAGCAACAACCCCAAAcatctgagagagaaaaaacacagacaCTAGATTCTGTGGCATGTGAACTGCCTCTAGGAACTCCTACCCTGAAAGGTCTGAACGTGacacatacagaaaatacagatgctGTCCAGCTGGACAGAAAACCAGTTATCTCAAAACCTCAGGAAAAGATGGGTCTTCCAGAGCAAGAAGTTAAGGAATGTGTAGAAAAAAGTGTTGTGTCATCAAAAGACCATCACATTTCCTTGCAGTTGCTCCAATCAGCTGGTGATAAAGATGCTTTAAAGGAGACAGCAGTAGATGACTGCCTATGTTTACCTATAGAAAAAGTGGAGAACAAGACTACTCCATTAGATATCCATCTTCCTAAAGAGGAAGCTGAGCTTGATGTATTGAAACTAGGCCTAAAGAATGGAGAAAGGGAAGCCTCTGAGATGTCATCTAGCTTGaaacttaaagaaaacatttcgAAAGGGACAGCTTTTCACTCAAATCAGTGCAAGGTCTTTGAAAAAATAGTAGAACATAGCCATGATATTTCTCCTGCTGATCAAAAAGAAGTAGGCAGAAGCACAGGAAAAGTGGATGTGGCATCAACATATGAGCATGAAGACAAAAAAAGCCTCAGGAAACTATTTAGGGAATGCGAACCTTTCTGTCTACCACACCAGGCAGCAGACAAGGATGATACTCATGAGGGTTCTCAGAGGCCTCAAGTTGGTTTGCAGAACCTTCTTAGAGAAACTTTCACATTTCAACCTCCTGAATATAGAAGGGTGGGAACGAAAACATCTGATGACATTAATAATATATCACAAACTAATTGTAATGAGGAATCAACATGCCAAGAAGATACTGGTCAACCTGAAGAGGTCAATGAGACTATTGAAAAGTCTGTTGCCCCCTCCAGGGCCAGTGACTTGAGCTCTGCTTtagagaaactgctgaaggaggcCTCTGAAACACCACCTCTTAAACCAAAACATGCCAACAGTACAGCACAGAGAACTGCTGAGGTGGAAGTTAGAAGCACGACCAATAAGCATGATGGAGAGTTGCCGCAGGAAATCAGTGAGACCGTAGAAAAGTCCGTTGCCCCCTCCAGGGTCAGTGACTTGAGCTCTGCTTtagagaaactgctgaaggaggcCTCTGAAAAACCACCTCCTAAACCAAAACGTGCCGACAACACCGTACAGAGGACTGCTGAGATGGAAGTTAAAAGCACGACCAGTGATCGTGATGGAGAGCTGCCGCAGGAAATCAGTGAGGCCATAGAAAAGTCTGTTGCCCCCTCCAGGGTCAATGACTTGAGCTCTGCTTtagagaaactgctgaaggaggcCTCTGAAACACCACTTCTTAAACCAAATTGTGCTAAGAGCACAGTGCAGAGAATTGCTGAGTTGGAACTTAAAAGCACGACCAATGATCATGATGGAGAGTTGCCACAGGATGTTGGTGAGACCATAGAAAAGTCCGTTGCCCCCTCCAGGGTCAGCGGCCTGAGCTCTGCTTtggaaaagctgctgaaggaggCCTCTGAAACACcacccaccaaaacaaaaagtgccaacagcacagcacagaaaactGCTAAGATGGAAGTTAAAAGCACGACCAATAAGCATGATGGGGAGTTGCTGCAGGAAATCAGTGAGACCGTAGAAAAGTCCGTTGCCCCCTCCAGGGTCAGTGGCTTGAGCTCTGCTTtagagaaactgctgaaggaggcCTCTGAAACACCACCTCCTAAACCAAAACGTGCTGACAACACCGTACAGAGGACTGTTGAGATGGAAGTTAAAAGCACGACCAGTGATCGTGATGGAGAGCTGCCGCAGGAAATCCGTGAGACCATAGGAAGATCTGCCCTGCCCAAGGCTGAATATGGAGTATTTGATGTTAACTTGCAGAAGCTACCAAAAGAGGTCTCTGAAACACCAGCTTCTGTGCTGGAAAATATGGATAAGAAAATGCAAGGTAAGATACAGACTACTCTAGGTATGCCTGCTCCACATCGAGAGGGAGATCATCCTCAAGAGatacaagaaaaaatagaaaaaacttCTGTTTCAAATATTGCAAAATTCAGTGAATTCCATTGCTCTGTAGAAAAACTTCTTCAAGAAGCATCTGAAGCTTCATGTCCAATATCCAAAGAGTTATGTAAACAAGAAAAGTGTGGGGATCATGTGTTTCCCTCACAAAAAGAGACTCTGTTCATGATGACGTCACAGCCGCATAATGCTTTAAGTAGCTGTCATACACAGGTGATGGTAGCTATCAAAGGGGGAGCTCCAGAACAAAGTATCAAGGCTTCAGTAAGTGATCTTGCAGTAAGTGAAACTGAAGCCTCTGATCTTCCTAAAAGGAATAGAGATACTAATATAATAGAAAAGAGAGACATGGTTCCAGTTGATCCTCCTCCCTTGGAAGGAGAGACCAATACGAATGCAATCAAGACATTCAAGACAAATGAAGAAGCAAGGAGAGATGGAAGCACATCCTCAGGTGCCTCTGAAAAGAATTCAGAATTTAAAGCACTGCTGAAATTCAGAAGTGAAAGCACACCACTTAAAGACGAGAGAAACTCCCCCCGGCCAGGAGCACAACTCCGCCTAATGTCTCAGCATGGGGATAATGATGAAGAGGAAGGGGATGACTTGAATCTGGGATCCAAGTTTTCAGATGAAAACTCTGATTCCCACTCTGGAACCGGAAGTTCAACTC GTTCAGAAGAGGAATTAAACCCTGTTTTGATGGCTTTGAAAAGGAGTGCAGATAGGAAAATGCCTTCCAAAAGTCTAGAGGACATTCCATCAGCCACCTCAA ataaaggaaaaataaataatccaaAGGAAGAATTAGCTCTTAGTGCTGAAGATG CAGGTCCAAAACCTGATCAGCATCaagagaagaatgaaaatgcagcaggaa TTTCCACAGTGCCTTCGCAGCCTGAGAAGCTGTCTTCCAATCCTGAAAAACTCAAAGGATTAAGCAAGTCAGTACCATCATTCCTACAGGAAGAG AGTGATGACAGAGAGACAGATACAGCATCAGACAGCAGTTGTTCCCTTGGCAGAATCAAGAAGAGTCCCAGCTCTCTAACCAATCTTAGCGGCTCTTCTGGCATGGCCTCCTTATCCTCT GTGAGCGGAAGCCTAATGAGCATCTGTAGCGCAGACTTTGGCAACGTTGATGTGAAGGGGAACATTCAGTTCGGTATTGATTATGTAGAACAGCTAAATGAGCtccacatttttatttgccaGTGTAAAGACTTGGCAGTGGCAGATGTTAAGCGACAGCGTTCAGACCC GTATGTAAAGACCTACCTGCTTCCAGAGAAATACAAGCTGGGCAAACGGAAGACCtctgtcaaaaagaaaacttttaatcCAGTCTATAATGAAATACTGCGG TATAAAATTGAGAAGGGTCTTCTAAAGAACCAAAGCCTTAATATCTCTGTGTGGCACAACGATACCTTTGGGAGGAATAGCTTCCTTGGTGAAGTGGAGCTGGATTTAGGAACTTGGGACTGGAACGATAAAGCCAACAAGCAGAACAACTGGTTTCCACTCAAGCCAAGG ACTTCAACAATGGCTTTTAAACTGGAAAACCGAGGGGAGATGAAACTAGCCCTCCAGTATGTCCCACACCCTGTTGGAG GAAAGAAGACTCTGTCTACTGGTGAGGTCCACATCTGGGTGAAGGAATGCCATGACCTTCCCCTTCTGAGAGGCAACAGGCTCAACTCTTTTATTAAGTG taCCGTTCTTCCAGATACTAGCAGGAAAAGTCGTCAGAAAACAAGAACGGTGGCAAAAACTACAAACCCTGTATTCAACCACACCATGGTGTACGATGGCTTCAGACCAGAAGACCTGAAAGAAGCCTGCATAGAACTCACCGTCTGGGATCACAACAAACTAGCTAATCACTTTCTGGGAGGTCTCAGGATAGGCCTTGGAACAG GCAAGAGCTATGGAACTACAGTAGACTGGATGGATTCTACGTCAGATGAAACTGCCCTATGGGAGAAGATGATGAACTCGCCCAACACATGGGTAGAAGACACACTACCTCTCAGGATGCTAATGGTTGCAAAATTGACAAAATAA